The Verrucomicrobiia bacterium genome includes the window CGTCGTAAAGGACTTTGCGGCGGTCCGTGTCGTTGACCAGGACAAGCACCTGTTCATGGCAGGCGCGCAAAAGTTCGGCCGTGGGTTCGCCGCGGACACGCGCGACGATCAGCTCCCCCACGATCTCGACCCACAGCTGTCCCCGCAGATAAGTTTCTTTTTCCAAGGCCTTTTCCTCCCTTTACACTTCCTGCAGGCGCGCTTCCGCTTCTTTGCGCGAGGCCACGGTGAGGAATTTCACGCGGGGCGAATAGTGAAACAGCGACATGATGTTGAAGCCGATGTCCTGAGAAGGCTCGACCACGACCCGCACGATATCCGTCACGCCCCGGTCATCGAAAAATTCCATGGTGTGTTTGATGAAGTCTTTCAGTTCCGGATCAAAAGACTGCACCTTGGACATGTCCGTCAGCAATTTAAAACCCCCTTGCTTCGGAACGACCTTTTCGACCTGCGCAAAAAAGGGCCCGGCTTCCGAGGCGTCGACTTTGCCCGCGAATTCGATGACCACCGTATGAGTTTTGGAATCGTAGAAGGTGCTGATCATGGTTCACCTTAATCCCAAACCGGAGGCCTGTCAATCGTGGAAAGCCTGAATCAGCGTGAAAAGGCCGAGCAAAACGACGATTCCCGAAACCAGGCGTTTGAAAATTTTTTCCGGGATCCAGGACAGCAGAAAAGTGCCCGCCAAAGTCCCGGCCAGGGTGCCCAGGCTCATGACGAGAATCAAGGGCCAGAGGTGCAGCAGCCTGCCGCGTTCGATGAAAAAATAAACCGGCATGCGGGAGACATCGACGATCAGGCCGACCGCGGTCGCTGTGGCGACGTAAGACTCTTTGGAAAGGTCGAATCCCAGCATGGCCGCGGAACGGATGCCGCCCTGGTTGCCGACGAGTCCGCCGAAAAATCCAGACAGCGCGCCGGCAAACCACGCCACGCGCCCCTTGAACCGCATTTTCTCCGAGCTTCCGGTCACGCCCAACGTTCCCGCGAAAACCAGAATGCCTCCGAGGATGGCCGCCATCCCCGGCGAAGAAATAAAAGCGTGGAAGACGGCGCCTGTCAGCCCTCCCAGCGCGCTCAGGACGCCGAAGTGAACGAGAGTCTTGCGGTCGATGTGCGCCTTCAGCCGCCAGAAACGCAGGGCCGTGCCGAAAAAATGCGCGATGGAAACCGCGGCCACGGCAAGATTGGCGCCGTAGCCGACGGTGAGAAAAGGCGTGAGCAGGCTGCCGATGCCGAAGCCCGCGATGGAAGCGAC containing:
- a CDS encoding sulfite exporter TauE/SafE family protein; translated protein: MPELFAALLAVIAGAVASIAGFGIGSLLTPFLTVGYGANLAVAAVSIAHFFGTALRFWRLKAHIDRKTLVHFGVLSALGGLTGAVFHAFISSPGMAAILGGILVFAGTLGVTGSSEKMRFKGRVAWFAGALSGFFGGLVGNQGGIRSAAMLGFDLSKESYVATATAVGLIVDVSRMPVYFFIERGRLLHLWPLILVMSLGTLAGTLAGTFLLSWIPEKIFKRLVSGIVVLLGLFTLIQAFHD